GGCACATCAGTCATGACAATATTTTCTTCGATTGTAACCTGAGCACTGCCTGTAACCTGAGCACTGCCTGTAACCTGAGCACTGCCTGCAACCTGAGCACTGCCTGCAACCTGAGGACTGCCTGCAACCTCAGTGGTTACCTCTGCAGTGACTCCGGACGGTTCAGGCGCGCTTGCAGTTGACGCTCCACCTTCACCAGCAGTATCAATGACTGCAATTTTAACCTTTACCGGAACAACATCACCTTCTTTGAAAAGCACTTCCTTGAGAACACCGCTTGCTGGTGCTGGAATCTCAGAGTCAACCTTATCAGTTGAGATTTCGAGAATGAGCTCGTCTTTTTCAACGGTATCCCCTGGGGACTTTAGCCATCGAGCGATTGTTGCTTCTGCAATCGACTCTCCCATTTGGGGCATAACCATATCAATATTCATTGCTTTCCTCCTCTGCTCAGATAGTAGGCTTTCTCTTTGTGCAAACCTTCGGCTCGTTTGAAAGAGCCTGGCTCTAAGATGCCTTGAATTCTCATAAAATACTAGAACCTTACTTCTGTTTTCCTCGGCTTTCTTTAATAGCTGAGCACCTGTCGGGCCCCCGCAACGATTTCTTCAATCTGTGGAAGCACTACATCTTCAAGCGCTGGAGCATGTGGTACAGCCGCTACCCATTTCATACCAATTCGTTTTACAGGCGCATCGAGAGAGTCAAAGCACTCATGAGCAATTTGTGCCGCAATCTCTGCACCAAAGCCCATGAATACAACGTCTTCATGCGCAATGAGGACGCGACTGGTCTTCCGAACGCTTTGGAAAATAGTCTCTGTATCGAGAGGAAGAATGGATCTGATATCAATTACTTCGACGCTTAAACCCTCTTCTCGAGAAAGTTTCTCGGCAGCAAGCAACGATTTCTGAACAAGTGCACCATAAGAAACAATAGTGAGATCGCTTCCCTCTCGCACAATCTTCGCCTTTCCAATCGGGATTAAGTCATCGGCCTCCCCCTCTGGGCCTTTCGCATAGACCTGTCGGTAGAGCCCCTTATGTTCAAGGAAGAGAACCGGATCATCAGAGCGGATTGCTGTTTTCAACAATCCTTTCGCATCAGTTGCGTTAGATGGAAGAACTACTTTCAACCCCGGGAAGTGGGCAAATGTCGCTTCAATATTCTGCGAGTGATAGTGAGCGCCGTGAATATAGCCTCCGATCGGTATGCGCATTACGAGCGGACATGAGAAGTCGCCTTTGGAGCGATAGCGCATCATGGCGAGTTCGTTTCGAATCTGCATCATCGCGGTCCAAACATAGTCACCAAATTGTATCTCTACTACTGGCTTTAACCCCACGGTTGCCATCCCAATAGCGACACCAGCAATAGAGCTTTCAGCCAATGGGCCGTTAAATACACGGTCTGAGCCATACTTGTCAGTGAGACCACTGGTAACAGTAAAGACTCCTCCCTTTCCGTGAGCCACATCTTGACCGAATATGTACATGTTCGGGTCTCGAGCCATTTCTTCATCCAGTCCGTGATTTAACGCATCTACCAGATAGGTTTCTTCTCCTCGCGGGATAGGATCAGATGTTGGTAGCCCTTGCACAGGAGTCTCACTGTAGGTATGAGTTTCTACCTTTGCTGGGTCTGGATCTGGTTGAATCTCAGCAAACTCAGCCGCCTCATTTACTTCTTTCTTCAGCTGCTCTTCGAGTTCTTGGAGCCCAGTCTTTGAAAGAATCTTTCGCTTCAACAGGAGCGAACGGAGCAGTTCGATTGGATCTCTTGTTTTCTCTCCTTCAATATCTTCCGGGCTTCGATACTTCAGGTGGTTGTCAGAGATTGAGTGTGACTGCAGTCGCGGTACTGTTGCTTCAATGA
This genomic stretch from bacterium harbors:
- a CDS encoding tungsten formylmethanofuran dehydrogenase, giving the protein MAKTTPSKKKKTAARSGTSSKAKSSIVKKSGATAVSKKKKTAKKTSSRLGKEALLHAYREMVRARYVDEKIIVLYKQNKCHFQIGCAGHEAVQVATAQAFRAGKDWFYPYYRDMALCGALGMTNEEFMLNALNKDDDPNSHGRQMPMHWGSADLRIVNQSSPTGTQFLQAVGCALAVKKMGLDEVVYVSAGEGTCSQGDFHEALNWAAREKLPIIFLIQNNKYAISVPVWEQLAGESVYKIAHGYENLELSAIDGTDVEESYKVVKAAHTRAMAGKGPTLIEATVPRLQSHSISDNHLKYRSPEDIEGEKTRDPIELLRSLLLKRKILSKTGLQELEEQLKKEVNEAAEFAEIQPDPDPAKVETHTYSETPVQGLPTSDPIPRGEETYLVDALNHGLDEEMARDPNMYIFGQDVAHGKGGVFTVTSGLTDKYGSDRVFNGPLAESSIAGVAIGMATVGLKPVVEIQFGDYVWTAMMQIRNELAMMRYRSKGDFSCPLVMRIPIGGYIHGAHYHSQNIEATFAHFPGLKVVLPSNATDAKGLLKTAIRSDDPVLFLEHKGLYRQVYAKGPEGEADDLIPIGKAKIVREGSDLTIVSYGALVQKSLLAAEKLSREEGLSVEVIDIRSILPLDTETIFQSVRKTSRVLIAHEDVVFMGFGAEIAAQIAHECFDSLDAPVKRIGMKWVAAVPHAPALEDVVLPQIEEIVAGARQVLSY